In Equus caballus isolate H_3958 breed thoroughbred chromosome 25, TB-T2T, whole genome shotgun sequence, one DNA window encodes the following:
- the LOC100147452 gene encoding phytanoyl-CoA dioxygenase domain-containing protein 1 isoform X4, with product MTGLSPSQLQKFQEDGFLVLEGFLSAEECVALQQRIGQIVAEMDVPPHCRAEFPPRILNKAEEQQKTQDNTEYFLSSGDKIRFFFEKGVFDEKGNFLVPPEKSINKIGHALHAHDPVFKGATHSSKVQAVARSLGFHMPVVVQSMYIFKQPRIGGKVPAHQDATFLYTEPLGRLLGLWIALEDTTVENGCLWFIPGSHTSGVSRRMVRTPAGSMTGISIRGSDPAWDNSLYVPTEVGRGSLVLIHGEVVHKSEQNLSDHSRHVYTFHLMEASGTVWSPENWLQPTAELPFPPLYT from the exons ATGACCGGCCTGAGCCCCTCACAGCTCCAGAAG TTCCAGGAGGATGGATTCCTGGTGCTGGAAGGATTCTTGTCTGCAGAGGAGTGTGTGGCCCTGCAACAGAGGATTGGCCAGATAGTGGCCGAGATGGATGTCCCTCCCCACTGCCGTGCGGAATTTCCTCCTCGCATCCTCAACAAGGCAGAAGAGCAGCAGAAAACCCAG GACAACACAGAGTATTTCTTGAGCAGCGGCGACAAGATTCGATTCTTCTTTGAGAAAGGTGTTTTTGACGAGAAAG GAAATTTCCTAGTCCCTCCGGAGAAATCCATCAACAAAATTGGCCACG CTCTGCACGCCCACGACCCTGTCTTCAAGGGTGCCACCCACTCCTCCAAGGTGCAG gCCGTGGCCAGAAGTCTGGGCTTCCATATGCCTGTCGTGGTGCAGAGCATGTACATCTTTAAG CAACCTCGTATTGGCGGCAAAG TCCCTGCCCACCAGGATGCCACCTTCCTGTACACGGAGCCCCTGGGCCGGTTGCTGGGTTTGTGGATCGCACTGGAGGACACCACGGTGGAGAACGGCTGCCTCTGGTTCATCCCTGGCTCCCACACCA GTGGAGTGTCCAGAAGGATGGTCCGGACCCCTgctggttccatgactgggatcTCCATCCGGGGATCAGACCCAGCCTGGGACAACAGCCTCTATGTGCCCACAGAAGTGGGGAGAG GATCCCTCGTCCTAATTCATGGAGAAGTGGTGCACAAGAGCGAGCAGAACCTGTCTGACCACTCGCGCCATGTCTACACTTTCCACCTCATGGAGGCCTCTGGCACCGTCTGGAGCCCAGAGAACTG GCTCCAGCCAACAGCTGAGCTGCCCTTTCCCCCACTGTACACCTAA
- the LOC100147452 gene encoding phytanoyl-CoA dioxygenase domain-containing protein 1 isoform X8, whose translation MTGLSPSQLQKFQEDGFLVLEGFLSAEECVALQQRIGQIVAEMDVPPHCRAEFPPRILNKAEEQQKTQDNTEYFLSSGDKIRFFFEKGVFDEKALHAHDPVFKGATHSSKVQAVARSLGFHMPVVVQSMYIFKQPRIGGKVPAHQDATFLYTEPLGRLLGLWIALEDTTVENGCLWFIPGSHTSGVSRRMVRTPAGSMTGISIRGSDPAWDNSLYVPTEVGRGSLVLIHGEVVHKSEQNLSDHSRHVYTFHLMEASGTVWSPENWLQPTAELPFPPLYT comes from the exons ATGACCGGCCTGAGCCCCTCACAGCTCCAGAAG TTCCAGGAGGATGGATTCCTGGTGCTGGAAGGATTCTTGTCTGCAGAGGAGTGTGTGGCCCTGCAACAGAGGATTGGCCAGATAGTGGCCGAGATGGATGTCCCTCCCCACTGCCGTGCGGAATTTCCTCCTCGCATCCTCAACAAGGCAGAAGAGCAGCAGAAAACCCAG GACAACACAGAGTATTTCTTGAGCAGCGGCGACAAGATTCGATTCTTCTTTGAGAAAGGTGTTTTTGACGAGAAAG CTCTGCACGCCCACGACCCTGTCTTCAAGGGTGCCACCCACTCCTCCAAGGTGCAG gCCGTGGCCAGAAGTCTGGGCTTCCATATGCCTGTCGTGGTGCAGAGCATGTACATCTTTAAG CAACCTCGTATTGGCGGCAAAG TCCCTGCCCACCAGGATGCCACCTTCCTGTACACGGAGCCCCTGGGCCGGTTGCTGGGTTTGTGGATCGCACTGGAGGACACCACGGTGGAGAACGGCTGCCTCTGGTTCATCCCTGGCTCCCACACCA GTGGAGTGTCCAGAAGGATGGTCCGGACCCCTgctggttccatgactgggatcTCCATCCGGGGATCAGACCCAGCCTGGGACAACAGCCTCTATGTGCCCACAGAAGTGGGGAGAG GATCCCTCGTCCTAATTCATGGAGAAGTGGTGCACAAGAGCGAGCAGAACCTGTCTGACCACTCGCGCCATGTCTACACTTTCCACCTCATGGAGGCCTCTGGCACCGTCTGGAGCCCAGAGAACTG GCTCCAGCCAACAGCTGAGCTGCCCTTTCCCCCACTGTACACCTAA
- the LOC100147452 gene encoding phytanoyl-CoA dioxygenase domain-containing protein 1 isoform X3 — translation MTGLSPSQLQKPQNERSGVPGGWIPGAGRILVCRGVCGPATEDWPDSGRDGCPSPLPCGISSSHPQQGRRAAENPGPAVTPCRCLSPSDTPSPQDNTEYFLSSGDKIRFFFEKGVFDEKALHAHDPVFKGATHSSKVQAVARSLGFHMPVVVQSMYIFKQPRIGGKVPAHQDATFLYTEPLGRLLGLWIALEDTTVENGCLWFIPGSHTSGVSRRMVRTPAGSMTGISIRGSDPAWDNSLYVPTEVGRGSLVLIHGEVVHKSEQNLSDHSRHVYTFHLMEASGTVWSPENWLQPTAELPFPPLYT, via the exons ATGACCGGCCTGAGCCCCTCACAGCTCCAGAAG CCTCAGAATGAGAGGAGTGGAG TTCCAGGAGGATGGATTCCTGGTGCTGGAAGGATTCTTGTCTGCAGAGGAGTGTGTGGCCCTGCAACAGAGGATTGGCCAGATAGTGGCCGAGATGGATGTCCCTCCCCACTGCCGTGCGGAATTTCCTCCTCGCATCCTCAACAAGGCAGAAGAGCAGCAGAAAACCCAG GCCCAGCTGTGACCCCGTGTCGCTGTCTCAGTCCCTCTGATACCCCCTCTCCACAGGACAACACAGAGTATTTCTTGAGCAGCGGCGACAAGATTCGATTCTTCTTTGAGAAAGGTGTTTTTGACGAGAAAG CTCTGCACGCCCACGACCCTGTCTTCAAGGGTGCCACCCACTCCTCCAAGGTGCAG gCCGTGGCCAGAAGTCTGGGCTTCCATATGCCTGTCGTGGTGCAGAGCATGTACATCTTTAAG CAACCTCGTATTGGCGGCAAAG TCCCTGCCCACCAGGATGCCACCTTCCTGTACACGGAGCCCCTGGGCCGGTTGCTGGGTTTGTGGATCGCACTGGAGGACACCACGGTGGAGAACGGCTGCCTCTGGTTCATCCCTGGCTCCCACACCA GTGGAGTGTCCAGAAGGATGGTCCGGACCCCTgctggttccatgactgggatcTCCATCCGGGGATCAGACCCAGCCTGGGACAACAGCCTCTATGTGCCCACAGAAGTGGGGAGAG GATCCCTCGTCCTAATTCATGGAGAAGTGGTGCACAAGAGCGAGCAGAACCTGTCTGACCACTCGCGCCATGTCTACACTTTCCACCTCATGGAGGCCTCTGGCACCGTCTGGAGCCCAGAGAACTG GCTCCAGCCAACAGCTGAGCTGCCCTTTCCCCCACTGTACACCTAA
- the LOC100147452 gene encoding phytanoyl-CoA dioxygenase domain-containing protein 1 isoform X6, translated as MTGLSPSQLQKPQNERSGVPGGWIPGAGRILVCRGVCGPATEDWPDSGRDGCPSPLPCGISSSHPQQGRRAAENPGGHLGQDNTEYFLSSGDKIRFFFEKGVFDEKALHAHDPVFKGATHSSKVQAVARSLGFHMPVVVQSMYIFKQPRIGGKVPAHQDATFLYTEPLGRLLGLWIALEDTTVENGCLWFIPGSHTSGVSRRMVRTPAGSMTGISIRGSDPAWDNSLYVPTEVGRGSLVLIHGEVVHKSEQNLSDHSRHVYTFHLMEASGTVWSPENWLQPTAELPFPPLYT; from the exons ATGACCGGCCTGAGCCCCTCACAGCTCCAGAAG CCTCAGAATGAGAGGAGTGGAG TTCCAGGAGGATGGATTCCTGGTGCTGGAAGGATTCTTGTCTGCAGAGGAGTGTGTGGCCCTGCAACAGAGGATTGGCCAGATAGTGGCCGAGATGGATGTCCCTCCCCACTGCCGTGCGGAATTTCCTCCTCGCATCCTCAACAAGGCAGAAGAGCAGCAGAAAACCCAGGTGGGCACCTGGGGCAG GACAACACAGAGTATTTCTTGAGCAGCGGCGACAAGATTCGATTCTTCTTTGAGAAAGGTGTTTTTGACGAGAAAG CTCTGCACGCCCACGACCCTGTCTTCAAGGGTGCCACCCACTCCTCCAAGGTGCAG gCCGTGGCCAGAAGTCTGGGCTTCCATATGCCTGTCGTGGTGCAGAGCATGTACATCTTTAAG CAACCTCGTATTGGCGGCAAAG TCCCTGCCCACCAGGATGCCACCTTCCTGTACACGGAGCCCCTGGGCCGGTTGCTGGGTTTGTGGATCGCACTGGAGGACACCACGGTGGAGAACGGCTGCCTCTGGTTCATCCCTGGCTCCCACACCA GTGGAGTGTCCAGAAGGATGGTCCGGACCCCTgctggttccatgactgggatcTCCATCCGGGGATCAGACCCAGCCTGGGACAACAGCCTCTATGTGCCCACAGAAGTGGGGAGAG GATCCCTCGTCCTAATTCATGGAGAAGTGGTGCACAAGAGCGAGCAGAACCTGTCTGACCACTCGCGCCATGTCTACACTTTCCACCTCATGGAGGCCTCTGGCACCGTCTGGAGCCCAGAGAACTG GCTCCAGCCAACAGCTGAGCTGCCCTTTCCCCCACTGTACACCTAA
- the LOC100147452 gene encoding phytanoyl-CoA dioxygenase domain-containing protein 1 isoform X1: MTGLSPSQLQKPQNERSGVPGGWIPGAGRILVCRGVCGPATEDWPDSGRDGCPSPLPCGISSSHPQQGRRAAENPGPAVTPCRCLSPSDTPSPQDNTEYFLSSGDKIRFFFEKGVFDEKGNFLVPPEKSINKIGHALHAHDPVFKGATHSSKVQAVARSLGFHMPVVVQSMYIFKQPRIGGKVPAHQDATFLYTEPLGRLLGLWIALEDTTVENGCLWFIPGSHTSGVSRRMVRTPAGSMTGISIRGSDPAWDNSLYVPTEVGRGSLVLIHGEVVHKSEQNLSDHSRHVYTFHLMEASGTVWSPENWLQPTAELPFPPLYT, from the exons ATGACCGGCCTGAGCCCCTCACAGCTCCAGAAG CCTCAGAATGAGAGGAGTGGAG TTCCAGGAGGATGGATTCCTGGTGCTGGAAGGATTCTTGTCTGCAGAGGAGTGTGTGGCCCTGCAACAGAGGATTGGCCAGATAGTGGCCGAGATGGATGTCCCTCCCCACTGCCGTGCGGAATTTCCTCCTCGCATCCTCAACAAGGCAGAAGAGCAGCAGAAAACCCAG GCCCAGCTGTGACCCCGTGTCGCTGTCTCAGTCCCTCTGATACCCCCTCTCCACAGGACAACACAGAGTATTTCTTGAGCAGCGGCGACAAGATTCGATTCTTCTTTGAGAAAGGTGTTTTTGACGAGAAAG GAAATTTCCTAGTCCCTCCGGAGAAATCCATCAACAAAATTGGCCACG CTCTGCACGCCCACGACCCTGTCTTCAAGGGTGCCACCCACTCCTCCAAGGTGCAG gCCGTGGCCAGAAGTCTGGGCTTCCATATGCCTGTCGTGGTGCAGAGCATGTACATCTTTAAG CAACCTCGTATTGGCGGCAAAG TCCCTGCCCACCAGGATGCCACCTTCCTGTACACGGAGCCCCTGGGCCGGTTGCTGGGTTTGTGGATCGCACTGGAGGACACCACGGTGGAGAACGGCTGCCTCTGGTTCATCCCTGGCTCCCACACCA GTGGAGTGTCCAGAAGGATGGTCCGGACCCCTgctggttccatgactgggatcTCCATCCGGGGATCAGACCCAGCCTGGGACAACAGCCTCTATGTGCCCACAGAAGTGGGGAGAG GATCCCTCGTCCTAATTCATGGAGAAGTGGTGCACAAGAGCGAGCAGAACCTGTCTGACCACTCGCGCCATGTCTACACTTTCCACCTCATGGAGGCCTCTGGCACCGTCTGGAGCCCAGAGAACTG GCTCCAGCCAACAGCTGAGCTGCCCTTTCCCCCACTGTACACCTAA
- the LOC100147452 gene encoding phytanoyl-CoA dioxygenase domain-containing protein 1 isoform X2: MTGLSPSQLQKPQNERSGVPGGWIPGAGRILVCRGVCGPATEDWPDSGRDGCPSPLPCGISSSHPQQGRRAAENPGGHLGQDNTEYFLSSGDKIRFFFEKGVFDEKGNFLVPPEKSINKIGHALHAHDPVFKGATHSSKVQAVARSLGFHMPVVVQSMYIFKQPRIGGKVPAHQDATFLYTEPLGRLLGLWIALEDTTVENGCLWFIPGSHTSGVSRRMVRTPAGSMTGISIRGSDPAWDNSLYVPTEVGRGSLVLIHGEVVHKSEQNLSDHSRHVYTFHLMEASGTVWSPENWLQPTAELPFPPLYT; encoded by the exons ATGACCGGCCTGAGCCCCTCACAGCTCCAGAAG CCTCAGAATGAGAGGAGTGGAG TTCCAGGAGGATGGATTCCTGGTGCTGGAAGGATTCTTGTCTGCAGAGGAGTGTGTGGCCCTGCAACAGAGGATTGGCCAGATAGTGGCCGAGATGGATGTCCCTCCCCACTGCCGTGCGGAATTTCCTCCTCGCATCCTCAACAAGGCAGAAGAGCAGCAGAAAACCCAGGTGGGCACCTGGGGCAG GACAACACAGAGTATTTCTTGAGCAGCGGCGACAAGATTCGATTCTTCTTTGAGAAAGGTGTTTTTGACGAGAAAG GAAATTTCCTAGTCCCTCCGGAGAAATCCATCAACAAAATTGGCCACG CTCTGCACGCCCACGACCCTGTCTTCAAGGGTGCCACCCACTCCTCCAAGGTGCAG gCCGTGGCCAGAAGTCTGGGCTTCCATATGCCTGTCGTGGTGCAGAGCATGTACATCTTTAAG CAACCTCGTATTGGCGGCAAAG TCCCTGCCCACCAGGATGCCACCTTCCTGTACACGGAGCCCCTGGGCCGGTTGCTGGGTTTGTGGATCGCACTGGAGGACACCACGGTGGAGAACGGCTGCCTCTGGTTCATCCCTGGCTCCCACACCA GTGGAGTGTCCAGAAGGATGGTCCGGACCCCTgctggttccatgactgggatcTCCATCCGGGGATCAGACCCAGCCTGGGACAACAGCCTCTATGTGCCCACAGAAGTGGGGAGAG GATCCCTCGTCCTAATTCATGGAGAAGTGGTGCACAAGAGCGAGCAGAACCTGTCTGACCACTCGCGCCATGTCTACACTTTCCACCTCATGGAGGCCTCTGGCACCGTCTGGAGCCCAGAGAACTG GCTCCAGCCAACAGCTGAGCTGCCCTTTCCCCCACTGTACACCTAA
- the LOC100147452 gene encoding phytanoyl-CoA dioxygenase domain-containing protein 1 isoform X7, with protein sequence MRGVEFQEDGFLVLEGFLSAEECVALQQRIGQIVAEMDVPPHCRAEFPPRILNKAEEQQKTQDNTEYFLSSGDKIRFFFEKGVFDEKGNFLVPPEKSINKIGHALHAHDPVFKGATHSSKVQAVARSLGFHMPVVVQSMYIFKQPRIGGKVPAHQDATFLYTEPLGRLLGLWIALEDTTVENGCLWFIPGSHTSGVSRRMVRTPAGSMTGISIRGSDPAWDNSLYVPTEVGRGSLVLIHGEVVHKSEQNLSDHSRHVYTFHLMEASGTVWSPENWLQPTAELPFPPLYT encoded by the exons ATGAGAGGAGTGGAG TTCCAGGAGGATGGATTCCTGGTGCTGGAAGGATTCTTGTCTGCAGAGGAGTGTGTGGCCCTGCAACAGAGGATTGGCCAGATAGTGGCCGAGATGGATGTCCCTCCCCACTGCCGTGCGGAATTTCCTCCTCGCATCCTCAACAAGGCAGAAGAGCAGCAGAAAACCCAG GACAACACAGAGTATTTCTTGAGCAGCGGCGACAAGATTCGATTCTTCTTTGAGAAAGGTGTTTTTGACGAGAAAG GAAATTTCCTAGTCCCTCCGGAGAAATCCATCAACAAAATTGGCCACG CTCTGCACGCCCACGACCCTGTCTTCAAGGGTGCCACCCACTCCTCCAAGGTGCAG gCCGTGGCCAGAAGTCTGGGCTTCCATATGCCTGTCGTGGTGCAGAGCATGTACATCTTTAAG CAACCTCGTATTGGCGGCAAAG TCCCTGCCCACCAGGATGCCACCTTCCTGTACACGGAGCCCCTGGGCCGGTTGCTGGGTTTGTGGATCGCACTGGAGGACACCACGGTGGAGAACGGCTGCCTCTGGTTCATCCCTGGCTCCCACACCA GTGGAGTGTCCAGAAGGATGGTCCGGACCCCTgctggttccatgactgggatcTCCATCCGGGGATCAGACCCAGCCTGGGACAACAGCCTCTATGTGCCCACAGAAGTGGGGAGAG GATCCCTCGTCCTAATTCATGGAGAAGTGGTGCACAAGAGCGAGCAGAACCTGTCTGACCACTCGCGCCATGTCTACACTTTCCACCTCATGGAGGCCTCTGGCACCGTCTGGAGCCCAGAGAACTG GCTCCAGCCAACAGCTGAGCTGCCCTTTCCCCCACTGTACACCTAA
- the LOC100147452 gene encoding phytanoyl-CoA dioxygenase domain-containing protein 1 isoform X5 produces the protein MRGVEASQNKFQEDGFLVLEGFLSAEECVALQQRIGQIVAEMDVPPHCRAEFPPRILNKAEEQQKTQDNTEYFLSSGDKIRFFFEKGVFDEKGNFLVPPEKSINKIGHALHAHDPVFKGATHSSKVQAVARSLGFHMPVVVQSMYIFKQPRIGGKVPAHQDATFLYTEPLGRLLGLWIALEDTTVENGCLWFIPGSHTSGVSRRMVRTPAGSMTGISIRGSDPAWDNSLYVPTEVGRGSLVLIHGEVVHKSEQNLSDHSRHVYTFHLMEASGTVWSPENWLQPTAELPFPPLYT, from the exons ATGAGAGGAGTGGAGGCAAGTCAGAATAAG TTCCAGGAGGATGGATTCCTGGTGCTGGAAGGATTCTTGTCTGCAGAGGAGTGTGTGGCCCTGCAACAGAGGATTGGCCAGATAGTGGCCGAGATGGATGTCCCTCCCCACTGCCGTGCGGAATTTCCTCCTCGCATCCTCAACAAGGCAGAAGAGCAGCAGAAAACCCAG GACAACACAGAGTATTTCTTGAGCAGCGGCGACAAGATTCGATTCTTCTTTGAGAAAGGTGTTTTTGACGAGAAAG GAAATTTCCTAGTCCCTCCGGAGAAATCCATCAACAAAATTGGCCACG CTCTGCACGCCCACGACCCTGTCTTCAAGGGTGCCACCCACTCCTCCAAGGTGCAG gCCGTGGCCAGAAGTCTGGGCTTCCATATGCCTGTCGTGGTGCAGAGCATGTACATCTTTAAG CAACCTCGTATTGGCGGCAAAG TCCCTGCCCACCAGGATGCCACCTTCCTGTACACGGAGCCCCTGGGCCGGTTGCTGGGTTTGTGGATCGCACTGGAGGACACCACGGTGGAGAACGGCTGCCTCTGGTTCATCCCTGGCTCCCACACCA GTGGAGTGTCCAGAAGGATGGTCCGGACCCCTgctggttccatgactgggatcTCCATCCGGGGATCAGACCCAGCCTGGGACAACAGCCTCTATGTGCCCACAGAAGTGGGGAGAG GATCCCTCGTCCTAATTCATGGAGAAGTGGTGCACAAGAGCGAGCAGAACCTGTCTGACCACTCGCGCCATGTCTACACTTTCCACCTCATGGAGGCCTCTGGCACCGTCTGGAGCCCAGAGAACTG GCTCCAGCCAACAGCTGAGCTGCCCTTTCCCCCACTGTACACCTAA
- the LOC100147452 gene encoding phytanoyl-CoA dioxygenase domain-containing protein 1 isoform X10, whose protein sequence is MDVPPHCRAEFPPRILNKAEEQQKTQDNTEYFLSSGDKIRFFFEKGVFDEKGNFLVPPEKSINKIGHALHAHDPVFKGATHSSKVQAVARSLGFHMPVVVQSMYIFKQPRIGGKVPAHQDATFLYTEPLGRLLGLWIALEDTTVENGCLWFIPGSHTSGVSRRMVRTPAGSMTGISIRGSDPAWDNSLYVPTEVGRGSLVLIHGEVVHKSEQNLSDHSRHVYTFHLMEASGTVWSPENWLQPTAELPFPPLYT, encoded by the exons ATGGATGTCCCTCCCCACTGCCGTGCGGAATTTCCTCCTCGCATCCTCAACAAGGCAGAAGAGCAGCAGAAAACCCAG GACAACACAGAGTATTTCTTGAGCAGCGGCGACAAGATTCGATTCTTCTTTGAGAAAGGTGTTTTTGACGAGAAAG GAAATTTCCTAGTCCCTCCGGAGAAATCCATCAACAAAATTGGCCACG CTCTGCACGCCCACGACCCTGTCTTCAAGGGTGCCACCCACTCCTCCAAGGTGCAG gCCGTGGCCAGAAGTCTGGGCTTCCATATGCCTGTCGTGGTGCAGAGCATGTACATCTTTAAG CAACCTCGTATTGGCGGCAAAG TCCCTGCCCACCAGGATGCCACCTTCCTGTACACGGAGCCCCTGGGCCGGTTGCTGGGTTTGTGGATCGCACTGGAGGACACCACGGTGGAGAACGGCTGCCTCTGGTTCATCCCTGGCTCCCACACCA GTGGAGTGTCCAGAAGGATGGTCCGGACCCCTgctggttccatgactgggatcTCCATCCGGGGATCAGACCCAGCCTGGGACAACAGCCTCTATGTGCCCACAGAAGTGGGGAGAG GATCCCTCGTCCTAATTCATGGAGAAGTGGTGCACAAGAGCGAGCAGAACCTGTCTGACCACTCGCGCCATGTCTACACTTTCCACCTCATGGAGGCCTCTGGCACCGTCTGGAGCCCAGAGAACTG GCTCCAGCCAACAGCTGAGCTGCCCTTTCCCCCACTGTACACCTAA
- the LOC100147452 gene encoding phytanoyl-CoA dioxygenase domain-containing protein 1 isoform X11, whose amino-acid sequence MDVPPHCRAEFPPRILNKAEEQQKTQDNTEYFLSSGDKIRFFFEKGVFDEKALHAHDPVFKGATHSSKVQAVARSLGFHMPVVVQSMYIFKQPRIGGKVPAHQDATFLYTEPLGRLLGLWIALEDTTVENGCLWFIPGSHTSGVSRRMVRTPAGSMTGISIRGSDPAWDNSLYVPTEVGRGSLVLIHGEVVHKSEQNLSDHSRHVYTFHLMEASGTVWSPENWLQPTAELPFPPLYT is encoded by the exons ATGGATGTCCCTCCCCACTGCCGTGCGGAATTTCCTCCTCGCATCCTCAACAAGGCAGAAGAGCAGCAGAAAACCCAG GACAACACAGAGTATTTCTTGAGCAGCGGCGACAAGATTCGATTCTTCTTTGAGAAAGGTGTTTTTGACGAGAAAG CTCTGCACGCCCACGACCCTGTCTTCAAGGGTGCCACCCACTCCTCCAAGGTGCAG gCCGTGGCCAGAAGTCTGGGCTTCCATATGCCTGTCGTGGTGCAGAGCATGTACATCTTTAAG CAACCTCGTATTGGCGGCAAAG TCCCTGCCCACCAGGATGCCACCTTCCTGTACACGGAGCCCCTGGGCCGGTTGCTGGGTTTGTGGATCGCACTGGAGGACACCACGGTGGAGAACGGCTGCCTCTGGTTCATCCCTGGCTCCCACACCA GTGGAGTGTCCAGAAGGATGGTCCGGACCCCTgctggttccatgactgggatcTCCATCCGGGGATCAGACCCAGCCTGGGACAACAGCCTCTATGTGCCCACAGAAGTGGGGAGAG GATCCCTCGTCCTAATTCATGGAGAAGTGGTGCACAAGAGCGAGCAGAACCTGTCTGACCACTCGCGCCATGTCTACACTTTCCACCTCATGGAGGCCTCTGGCACCGTCTGGAGCCCAGAGAACTG GCTCCAGCCAACAGCTGAGCTGCCCTTTCCCCCACTGTACACCTAA
- the LOC100147452 gene encoding phytanoyl-CoA dioxygenase domain-containing protein 1 isoform X9, which translates to MSLPTAVRNFLLASSTRQKSSRKPRWAPGAGPAVTPCRCLSPSDTPSPQDNTEYFLSSGDKIRFFFEKGVFDEKGNFLVPPEKSINKIGHALHAHDPVFKGATHSSKVQAVARSLGFHMPVVVQSMYIFKQPRIGGKVPAHQDATFLYTEPLGRLLGLWIALEDTTVENGCLWFIPGSHTSGVSRRMVRTPAGSMTGISIRGSDPAWDNSLYVPTEVGRGSLVLIHGEVVHKSEQNLSDHSRHVYTFHLMEASGTVWSPENWLQPTAELPFPPLYT; encoded by the exons ATGTCCCTCCCCACTGCCGTGCGGAATTTCCTCCTCGCATCCTCAACAAGGCAGAAGAGCAGCAGAAAACCCAGGTGGGCACCTGGGGCAG GCCCAGCTGTGACCCCGTGTCGCTGTCTCAGTCCCTCTGATACCCCCTCTCCACAGGACAACACAGAGTATTTCTTGAGCAGCGGCGACAAGATTCGATTCTTCTTTGAGAAAGGTGTTTTTGACGAGAAAG GAAATTTCCTAGTCCCTCCGGAGAAATCCATCAACAAAATTGGCCACG CTCTGCACGCCCACGACCCTGTCTTCAAGGGTGCCACCCACTCCTCCAAGGTGCAG gCCGTGGCCAGAAGTCTGGGCTTCCATATGCCTGTCGTGGTGCAGAGCATGTACATCTTTAAG CAACCTCGTATTGGCGGCAAAG TCCCTGCCCACCAGGATGCCACCTTCCTGTACACGGAGCCCCTGGGCCGGTTGCTGGGTTTGTGGATCGCACTGGAGGACACCACGGTGGAGAACGGCTGCCTCTGGTTCATCCCTGGCTCCCACACCA GTGGAGTGTCCAGAAGGATGGTCCGGACCCCTgctggttccatgactgggatcTCCATCCGGGGATCAGACCCAGCCTGGGACAACAGCCTCTATGTGCCCACAGAAGTGGGGAGAG GATCCCTCGTCCTAATTCATGGAGAAGTGGTGCACAAGAGCGAGCAGAACCTGTCTGACCACTCGCGCCATGTCTACACTTTCCACCTCATGGAGGCCTCTGGCACCGTCTGGAGCCCAGAGAACTG GCTCCAGCCAACAGCTGAGCTGCCCTTTCCCCCACTGTACACCTAA